The DNA region GTGCAGCAAGACATTGTAGTGCAGCTTGCCCTGCGCCAGCCAGATGTTTACGTCGCTAGCTTTAACCGACCGAACCTGTACTACGAAGTGCGGCCCAAGGAGCGCAACGCCTATGCCGATCTGCTGCGGGAAATTCGCAGTCATCGCCATGGTTCCTGCATTGTCTATTGCTTCAGCCGCAAGCTAGTGGATGAAACCGCCGATCGCCTCCAGCAAGACGGCATTGTCGCCCTGCCCTACCACGCAGGCTTAAGCGATCGCGTACGCACGGAAAATCAAACCCGGTTCATCCGGGATGATGTGCAGGTGATGGTGGCCACGGTGGCCTTTGGTATGGGTATTGATAAGCCCGATGTGCGCTTGGTGGTGCATTACAATCTGCCTCGGAACCTAGAAGGCTACTACCAGGAAGCGGGGCGAGCCGGTCGGGATGGGGAGCCCTCCCGCTGTTTACTGTTCTTCAACACCGGCGATATTAGCAAGATTAACTATTTAATTGACCAAAAACCTGACGAAGCCGAGCAGATGATCGCCCGGCAGCAGCTCCGTCAGGTGTTGGACTATGCCGAGGGGTTGGAATGTCGGCGGACGATTCAACTGCGCTACTTTGGGGAAGATTTCGGCGGCAACTGCCAGCAGTGTGATAACTGCCTGAACCCTAAGCCCATTGAAGATCGCACCGTTGATGCTCAGAAGTTCCTATCCTGCGTTGCTCGGTGCAAAGAACGATTTGGCATGAACTACATCATCGAGGTGTTGCGGGGCAGTCGATCGAGCAAGATCCAGCAGCGGGGGCATCACAAGTTGTCCACCTACGGCATCGGCAGCGATCGCTCTGCCGAGGACTGGAAACACCTAGGGCGATCGCTCTTACACCAGGGCCTGCTGGATGAAACCAGCGATGGCTATTCGGTATTGCGGCTGAATGCCCGCAGTTGGGAGGTGATGCGAGGGCAGCGACCGGTGCAGATGGTTGCTACGCGTTCTCAGCGCTCCAGCGTGGCCGACGATAGCCAAGCCGCGTCCACCCGTGAACTGTTGATGGATCTGTTGCGATCGCTGCGGAAAACCATCGCCAATGAGCAATCGGTGCCGCCCTACGTGATTTTTGCCGACTCCAGTCTACGACTGATGGTACAAAGCCGACCCACCACCTTGGAGGAATTCGCCTCAATTTCTGGCGTCGGCAGCCACAAACTCACCCAGTATGGGCCGCGCTTCACCGAGACGATTCGCCAATTTTGCCAAGAGCATGGCCTCTTAGCCGAGACCACTACACCTGTAGCAGACGAACCGACCTCTAAGCCGCCGCTCTCCGCCCGCCGCCGCCAAATCCTGAACCTACACCAGCAGGGTATCGCTCCTGCCCAGATTGCTTTGGAATGTGACCTGCGGTTGGGGACTATCTACGACAACCTAGCGACCTTGATTGAATGGGGCGAAGTGATCGACGTGGATCAACTGGTAGATCCCGAGCGGCAGCAGGCTATTTTGAGGGCGATCGCCCAGGTGGGAGATGATGCCCTGCGGACGATTCGCGACCAGGTGGGAGAGGATTACGACTTTAACGAAATCCGCATCATGCGATCGGTATGGCGGATGCAGCAGCTCTTGTGAGCCGGTCAAGTTCTAGCGAGCCTGCCCGAATCCTTCAGGTTTTCGAGGGCATAGCGCGGTACACTCAGGGGGCACCATCGTGGTGGAATCGGGGCGTTCTGGCAGCTTGTTGAGCCGAGCCGAATGTCCCCTTCATCGCGACTGGATGTAACGATACCACTTGTCAGCACGGAGAGACGGATTTTGGGGGCAGAACTGCGAAGCTACGTATATCTCGATAGTTTACAAGCACAGCACGCTGCCTACATTGGCACCGTATCACTAGGTTTTTTGCCGCTGCCGGGGGACGCCTCGCTGTGGGTTGAAATTTCGCCAGGCGTAGAAATTAATCGCATCACCGACGTGGCGTTGAAGGCGGCGGCTGTGCGGCCGGGGGTGCAGTTTGTCGAACGGCTGTACGGACTCTTAGAAGTGCATTCCACCAATCAGGGGGAGACCCGCGCCGCAGGGCAGGCGATCTTGGAAGCCCTCGGGGTGCGCCAGCAAGATTGCTTGCGTCCGAAGATTGTGTCTAGCCAGATTATCCGCAATATTGATGCCCACCAAGCGCAGTTGATTAACCGCAACCGGCGGGGACAGATGATCTTGGCAGGACAAACGCTCTATGTGCTAGAGGTGCAGCCAGCGGCCTATGCGGCCCTAGCGGCCAACCAAGCTGAGAAAGCAGCGTTGATCAACATTTTGCAGGTGGGAGCTGTGGGCAGCTTTGGGCGGCTCTACTTGGGGGGTGAAGAACGGGATATTTTGGCAGGGTCGGCGGCGGCGATCGCCTCCTTGGAAGATGCACCAGGGCGCGATCACGGCACAGGCAGTCAGGAATAGGATGGAGGAGGTATGGCAAACTACGACCATTTAGCACTCTTGAAACAGGGATCCGATCGCTGGCACGCATGGCGATCGCACCATCCTGGGCAAGTCTTAGACCTCAGTGAGGTGCGGTTGGCCGGGGTGTATTTCAAAGACACTGACCTGAGCCGCATCAACTTTCGGGGAGCGGATTTAAGTCAAACGGTGCTGACGGCGGCCAATCTCCAAGGGGCCGACCTCAGCCATGCCAACCTCTCGCGATCGGAGCTTAGCCATACCCGCTTGCAGGGAGCTGAGTTCGTCGGCGCAGACCTATCCTATGCCCAGCTCTCCCACGCCAATCTCAGCCATGCTAATTTGATTAGCGCCAACCTGCGCGGCGTGATCCTACGCGACGCCGACGTCAGCCATGCCAATTTAGTCGGCGTGGATCTGCAAGACGCTCACCTAGAACGGGCAAACCTGAACCAAGCCACCCTGAACCGGGCTAATCTGCGGGATGCCTATTTAGTCTCTGCCCACTTGAACCAGGCTGTGTTTGACCATGCCAGTCTAGTCGGCACCCAGTTGGTGAGCGCCTTTCTATACGGGGCAATCTTTCGCCAGGCTAACTTGAACACCGCCAATTTCTTACGGGCCTATGCCTTAGACGCCGATTTCCAACAGGCTAATCTTGTCCAGGCTGACCTCCGCTGGGCCATGCTGCAGCGATCGCAGTTCCAACAGGCCGACCTCACCCAGGCCAATTTGCGGGGGGCAGACCTGCGGGGCGCTAATTTTCGAGGTGCCTGCCTGCGCGGGGCCAATCTAGAAGACGCCAAGCTGGATCGGGCCGATCTCACCCAGGCTGATTTGAGCGACACAAACCTTAACCCAACCCAACTTCGCTATACGATGATGGAAAGCGATCGCTCCTGATCGGTCTGACCTCTAGGGCAGGGTTGAACGGTTCGAGCCCAGTCAAACTAAGCCAGAGATCTTCATGGGAATACGATGCTAGGAGCGATCGCCTGAAGCTGCATGGATTGTGCAGCATTCCTCTCGTAGTTCAGTTGCATCCATTTCTTTCTATTGCATCTATGACTCTCACGCAAGATCCACAGATCCAGGATCGTCTAGCAAAACGCCTGTTTCCTCGCCTGAGAACGGTGGCGATCGCCTTCCTACTCATCGGGGTCATGCTACGAGTTGTATTTCTAGAGCAAGAATTTTTCTGGGGAGACGAGGTGCTCACCGCCCTGCGTATCTCCGGCTATTCTGAAGTGACGGTCGTCGATCAGCTGTACCAGGGACAAGTCCTAGAGGCCCAAGATCTACAGGCCTACCAGCAGCCCCAGGCCAGTCCCGGTTGGGGATCGGTGTGGGCGGTGCTCACCGATCATCCGGAGCATCCTCCCCTATACTATGTCCTAAATCGCGTTTGGACTCGTCTGGTGGGCCTCTGGAGCGATCGCCCTGTGCCGACCGTACGCAGCCTATCCGTAGTGTTCAGTTTAGCCACCTTACCCTTAGCCTTTGCCTGGCTACGACAGTGTTTGAGCAGTCGGGTAGCCTGGATGGCGATCGCCCTGATGGCGGTGTCTCCCCTGCATGTGCTCTATGCCCAAGAAGCTCGGCAATATAGCCTGTGGATGCTGTTGATGGTGGCGTCTAATTGGGCCGTGATGCGGGCCGTGGAACAGTCCACTCGGGCTAGGTGGGGGATCTATGCCCTAACAGCCATCTTGGGCCTATATACCCATCTCTTGTTTAGCCTGGTGTTACTCAGTCAAGGCATCTACGTGATAGCCAGCCAAGGAGGGCGCATCGGAGCTATTTTCTGGCGCTATGGACAAGCGATCGCCCTAGCCCTGCTAGCCTTTAGCCCTTGGCTGTGGGTGATCATAACCCGGTTTGAGGGTCTACAGCGTACGGTACAGCAAGCCCAAAACCATCGCTCGGTGATCGACCTCGTGCAGGACTTGTCTCGATTGATTAACCGGGTGTTTTTTAACGCCGATCTCACCTGGGCTAATGGCATCCTTGTGCTGCTGATTGGAGCCGTAGTCTACCAACTCTGGCGGCGATCGCTCACCCCCGCTACGGTGTTGGTCTTGAGTTTGATAGTCGTACCTTTTATGGTGCTAGCAATACCAGATCTGATCACCGGCAGTGCTCAGTCGGCACGGGTGCGCTATATGATTCCTGCTTATCTGGGCATTCAATGGGCGATCGCTCTGCAATTTTCCCAGGGTATCTACACCCAGCAGCGTTGGCAGCGAAGCCTTGGGCGGTTTGGCTGGAGTTTGCTCTTGGTGGGATCTGTGTCTGGAAGTTTAGTCGGTGTCTATCAAACCGACGTGCCCTGGATCAATGGCGGCAAGGTGCGCGATTACTTGGCCATTGCTGAGGTGATTAATGCTCAGGATGCTCCTCGGATCGTCAGTGATACAAGACCGGTGAGAGCGATCGCCCTTAGCTACCGACTCAAGCCAGAGGTCACCCTACAGTTATTCCCCCCCTCCGTCGATCAGTTAGCAGAAATAACCCCATCTCGGTTACGCGATCGCACCTTAGCTCCTATTTCCAGCCGTGGCATGAACCTAGAGGCGATAGAGCAGGAGACAGCTTGGGTGGTGGATCCATCACCCGATTTTCAGGCCCATTTAGCATCCTTAGGACGCCTAACCATGAAGCATGAGGGGCAACATCTACAACTCTGGGAGTGGACACGCCGGTGACCATAGCACCCTTAAAGCAATGGCTACGGTGGGGGGCGATCGCCCTATTGGTGATCGGTATCCTATTCCGGTTTGGCAACCTAGGCAAAAAGGTGTACTGGATTGATGAAACCTATACCTCCCTGAGGATATCCGGCTATGGGGAGCAGGAACTGATCACCCAGACCTACACCGGTGAGGTGATCACCGTTGCCGATTTGCAAAGCTTCCAGAAACTGGGTCCCGATCGTACCTGGACAGATACCTTAAAATCCCTGAGCGAGTCCCCCCAACATCCACCCCTTTATTTTTTACTCGGACGACTGTGGATACAGATATGGGGAGCTAGTCCCGCTACAGTGCGATCGCTCTCGGCGCTGCTCAGCTTACTCACCTTTCCTGCTCTCTATTGGCTAGGGCGCGAGTTATTTGAGAGTTCCACACCTCGATGGCTAGCGATCGCCTGCGTAGCTGTCTCTCCCTTCCATGTACTCTATGCCCAAGAGGCTCGGCAATACAGTTTATGGACAGCTCTGACCATTGCCAGCGGAGCCGCTCTCCTGGGGGCCATGCGTCTGACCCAAGCCACGGTTCCTCCCCAACGACGCTGGCTAGCTTGGAGCACCTATACCCTGCTGCTGGCTACGAGTTTCTACACTTTTTTGCTGACGGGTCTGGTGGCGATCGCCCATGGCGTCTTCATTGGCATCCGTACGTGGCAAAAGCGGAAGCGATCGCTGCTGCTATCGTATTTAGTCGCTACAACATCAGCCATTCTGCTCTTTGCCCCGTGGCTATGGGTGATGATCAACCATGCCCAGCGGGTGAGCAATACGGCCGCTTGGGCGAATGAACGGTTTTCCTTAGATTGGCTGATTCTCCGCTGGTTACTGTACCCCATCAACCAGTTCCTGGATCTGAACCTAGGCGATCGCTATTTGACCTCTCCTGCCATCCTTTTAATGGTGGCGATGGTGGCACTCATCGTCTATGCGGTCATCGTCGTTGCCCGCGAAGCCCCACCCCTCACCGCTCAATTTATCTTAGTCACCACCGCTGTTCCAGCCCTGATCCTGATCCTACCTGATTTACTCTTAGGGGGACAGCGATCGGGCACTGCTCGCTACATGATACCCGTTTATATTGGACTACAGCTTGCGGTCGTCTATGCCCTCAGCCTACGCCTTGAGACAAGCACCCGCGCCCGCTGGCAGCTCATCACCCTGGGAGTTTTGGCATCTGGTATCGTATCCTGCGGCATCAGCAGCCAAGCCACGCTGTGGTGGACAAAAAGCCCAGATAAGCATCAGCACAATCATCGCATCGTGGCGGCCCTGAGCCAAAGCGATCGCCCCCTGGTGATCAGCGATGATTCGACAGAACTCAGCACCTGCTTTGCCTGTCGAATGCTCACCCTAAGTTATGATCTACCACCCGAGACTCGCCTGCAACTGGTGCGATCGCCTCAAATTCCTGTATTGCCAAGCGATCGTCCCGATGTATTTGTCATTAGCCCATCGCGCCGGCTAGTCCGAAGACTGGAAGACCAAGGCTATACATCACGACTGGTGTTCGAAGCTGATCGGGTTTGGTTTTGGCAGTTGACGCCTGATCAGTAGGTAGTCATCCCTAAACTCTGGTGGACGTTACTGAATACAGCGTTGCTGAATCGATTATGAATCGCAACATCTACCCTCACCCCAGCCTTCTACCACAAGGAGAGGGGACAAGAATTTTAGCTCCCTTCTCCCTGGGGAGAAGGGTTGGGGATGAGGGCAATTCATAATCGATTCAGCAACGCTGAGTTTTCGACTCATAACGTGATCGAACTCAGGTCATTAGAGTGAGAATCGGGAGAATATCATAATGTGCGAAACAGATATCCAATTCCTAGCCCCAGACCTAACCCCGTAAACGAGACCAGCGACAAAATAACGAAGGAGCGCCAGCGGCTCTGCTGCCATTGCTGCAACTCTAGCCGGGCCAGCAACTCGGCGGCTAACACCATAACCACGTAACTAAATATCCGTATCCAAACGAGTGCGATAACCACGAGAAAGGCTGCACAGATAATGGTGGTGAAGTAGCCAACATCCGACGTAAGCCACGAGCGGATGAGGGTTCGCACCCCTTTTGAAAAAGTGGTGAGCAACAGGGCTTCCGCAAGGGTAAACGCTAGCACGGCGACCCAAGCTATCCAGGTGACGTGGGCAGCATATAAGAACCAGCTAAAGGTGGTATAAGCCAGCAACAGTAATCCAAGGGCTAGCCAAGGCAGTTTAGTCACGACAAAGATTCGGATTCAAAAGGGTCGGATGGAGGAGGTGGATCATTGGTGAGAGGTGATTCAGGGGCGATCGCTTGAGGATAAACATCTTCGGCAGTTGCCCCAGGAACACTGTCGAGGGTAGCCGCAACGCTGAGCCAGGATGAAGCATCGCCAGCAGGAGCCCGATTGTTCATGATCGAATCTGGAAGGGTAGCGATCGCTGGTTCGGGATAGTGGTCTGACGTCCATCGATCCATCACATCGCGAATCAGCACTTCTTCAATCAAGACTTTGACGACAACAGTGAGAGGCAGGGCCAGCAAGAGCCCCAGAAAGCCAAAGGTGGCGGCAAAAAAGATTTGGGCGATCAGGGTCATGGCAGGCAATAGGGAAACCTGCTTGGCCATGACAGTTGGCGTTAGCCAGTAGCTTTCAATATTCTGAATGACGATATAGAGAATGATGACGGGAATGGCCTTCCAAGGTGCGTCAATCAGGGCGATCGTTAGCGGGAAGATGAGGCTGAGGGTAGGGCCAATATTGGGAATGAAGTTGAGTAAGCCGGCTAGAAGTGCATGGGCTAGAACTAAGCGAATGCCAAGAACCAGCAATCCCAATCCACTGAGCAGCCCTAAGGTGACGGAGCTAATGACAATGCCGCCAAACCAATTGCCTAGGGCTGATTCACATTCCACGAGAATGGTGTCAACACGACGGCGATAGAAGGATGGGAAAGCTTGGATGACAGCTTGTCGGTAGGGCTGGGGGTTGGCCAAAAGCATCAAGGTAATCACAATGACGACCAAGAGCTGGAACACCACTGCTAGGGAGTTGGAAAACAGCGCAAAGAAGTTACTCAGAATATTCTGAACAAGCGGCTGAATCTGTTGGGCTAGGTTGGAAATGCTGGAGAGTTCAAGCTGTTCTGCAAAAAGTTCTGGATTATTCTGAATAATGCCATCTAGCCAGTTGGTAATTTGCTGAAATCCCTTGGGCAGGAGTTCTAGAAGGCTGAGAAACTGTTCAGTGAAGGGCGGAACAATCACCTGCACAAAGATTCCACCCACCAAGGCTAATCCAATCATAGCGATGAGGATAGCTAGCCCTCGGCGGATGCCAAATTTTTGGATGCGTCGTACAAGGCTATTAATAGCCGTAGCTAAGACCACAGCCGTGAAAACCAAGAGCAGCATTTGGCGAATTTGCCATAGCAGCACCAGGGCGATCGCTAGACACAGTATCCCAATCCACTCTCCTAATTTCACCTGCTTCACTCCTGCACGTAGGCGCTTACATACTATCTAACCTCACCCCTGGTTGGTTGACGAGAGCAGGTTTTGATCGGTCATCCTTGGCGATCGCTTCTCAAAATCCGCTAGGCTGGTTAGAGGCGATCGCCCCACCTCTGGTTCAATGCCGTTTTGGGCAACCCAGCAGGCATGGGGAAAGCACTGTTCACTCGTTCTAGCGCATTTGGAATCAGCATGACCGTAACGACACAGCCGGTTCACGTCATTGGCGGCGGCCTGGCCGGCACAGAGGCGGCTTGGCAGGTAGCCCAGGCAGGGGTGCCCGTGATTTTACATGAAATGCGACCGCAGCAGGTTAGTCCGGCCCACCACACTGAGCATTTGGCCGAACTGGTGTGCAGTAACTCCTTTGGGGCCCGGGCCAGCGATCGCGCCTCAGGACTTCTCCATGCCGAATTGCGGCGCTTGGGGTCGGTGGTCATTGGTAAAGCGGATGACCATGCGGTCCCGGCTGGGGGAGCCTTGGCGGTGGATCGGGCAGTGTTTAGCCAAGATCTGACAGAAACCCTCAGCCGTCATCCCTTGATTGAACTACGGCGAGGAGAAGTCTCGACGATTCCCACCGATGCTGTTGTGGTGCTGACGACTGGGCCGTTGACCAGTGAGGCCTTGGCGGATGATTTGCGCCGGTTGACGGGCATGGAGTATTTGAGCTTTTTTGATGCCGCCAGTCCCATTGTGGTGGGAGAGTCGATTAATCAAGACATTGCCTTCTTGGCATCCCGCTATGATCGCGGGGAGGCAGCCTACCTCAATTGCCCGATGACCCAGGTGCAATATTTGAATTTTTGGCAGGCGCTCTGTGAAGCAGAACAGGCAGAATTAAAAGCTTTTGAACGAGAGACGGCTAAGTTTTTTGAAGGCTGCTTACCCATTGAGGAAATGGCGCGGCGCGGTGAGGATACCATGCGCTATGGGCCGCTGAAACCGGTGGGGCTCTTCGATGCGCGACATGGTGATTTTCGAGATCCCAATAATCGCGATAAACGTCCCTATGCAGTGGTACAGCTTCGCCAGGAGGACAAGGCTGGCCAACTTTGGAATATGGTTGGCTTTCAAACGAATTTGCGCTGGGGTGAACAAAAGCGGGTATTCCGCATGATCCCAGGCTTGGAGGCGGCGGAATTTGTGCGCATGGGCGTGATGCACCGCAATACGTTTATTAATACGCCAGAACTTCTGACCCGATCGCTGCAGTTCAAAACGCGGCCATCCCTGTTGGCCGCCGGGCAATTGGTGGGTACCGAAGGCTATACGGCGGCAGCGGCCGGGGGCTGGTTGGCGGGCACCAATGCAGCGCGGGTTGTCCAAGGGCGATCGCCCCTAGAGGTACCAGAAACGACGATGATGGGTGCCCTGATTGACTTTATCAGCAGCGCTTCACCGAAACACTTTCAGCCCATGCCGCCCAATTTTGGCATTTTGCCAGAGCTGCCCCAGCGCATCCGCAATAAGCAGGAACGCTACGGTACCTATCGCGATCGCGCCTTTCAAGACCTCGAACGCTGGGCTCAAGAGCAAAACCTGGTTCTGCAAGCGGGCGAGCTCAGTCCCCTATCTGCCTAAGAAAATAACCACGCCTGGTAGTCTGCACGACTATCTAGAGAGCGATCGCCATGGTAGGTTAAAGCCACTGACAACAGTTTGAGTATTTCCCCGGTTTCACCGCCGGGCTTTTTCATGGCTTCAGAACAGTCCAGGCTGGCGATCTGAGCCCCAGAGATACTGATGGAGCTGGTCAAACTGCCAGGCATAGAACAGTACCCCATCCTGTTGAGCGCGATCGCAGAGTTGAGCCAAGTGGGCGATCGCATCCACCGTCTCCTGATGCTGCATCGCTGGGGCTAGGGGATGCTGCCAGGTGCGCAAAAAGGTTTGAATTACGGTGCGATCGCTTTCTGCAATCAGAGGTGCTTGAACAGTTTTGAGCCGGTGGGATCCAGGATTCGGATCATCCAGGTCAGCATCTTCCGCGATTTGCCAGTGGTCTGCCAGCAGAGGCAGCAGCTCGGTTGCCGTATATTTTTTGCGCGCCAGCAACCGTAGACCCGCCACTTCAGGGGGCTGATCCTGCTCGACGAGGGCCGCCCGCAGATCTTTGAAGAAAGGTTGAATCACCTCCCGATCCACCGCCAGGCTGAAGCGATCGCCCGCCTCGGAATAGTCTGCAGCCTCGCCCCCATCCAGCCACTGAGCCTGATAGCTACGATAGGCAGCGGCTAGATCGGTCTGGCTACGGGCCTGTAAGCGTTCCCAGCGGGACTTGCCCACCAGAGCCATGAACCACTTGCGCATCTGGGGGGCAGAGAAAAGTGAGGATGCTGTCTGTAGTTCGTCTAAGGGCGAGCTGGCAGGGGGTAAGTCTAGATGCCGATCGGTGAGCAAGGGCAAAGCAGCGGCTGGATGCTCGGTATCTGCGGCAACGTTTGCAAGGACGGGGATTGGGTCAGAAGGTTGATAGGCTGACTCTTCTGACTCTGAGGTTAAGCCTAGCTCCGACGGAGGGCAACTAGAATCAGCAGCGGTCGGCTGACCTGGCGCTGCCGTCTCTTTTGCATAGGGTTGGGCCGGCTGCTTCGCACGTCGGGCCTGAAGTTGTGCTGCCGTCATTAATCCAGGAATGCTGGCCAGGTCTTGGGGTGGCTCATCATCAGAGGCATCCATCTGAGCCGATAAATAGAGATCGGCCACCACCGGCCCAGCCGAGACCGCTGCTCCTTCATTGGCAAGAGCTTCAATTTCTTGAGCAAGGGCTGCTTCATCGACGTCATCGACCTCGTCCCAATCGTCCTCCAGCTCGTGGTTGAGAACAGTTGCTTGAGCAGCCACCGCTTCATCGACGTCATCAACCTCATCCCAATCATCGTCTGGTTCATGGTTGAGAACGGTGGTGAAATGCTCCGACCCATCCGGATCGTTCATCT from Candidatus Obscuribacterales bacterium includes:
- the trmFO gene encoding FADH(2)-oxidizing methylenetetrahydrofolate--tRNA-(uracil(54)-C(5))-methyltransferase TrmFO, giving the protein MTVTTQPVHVIGGGLAGTEAAWQVAQAGVPVILHEMRPQQVSPAHHTEHLAELVCSNSFGARASDRASGLLHAELRRLGSVVIGKADDHAVPAGGALAVDRAVFSQDLTETLSRHPLIELRRGEVSTIPTDAVVVLTTGPLTSEALADDLRRLTGMEYLSFFDAASPIVVGESINQDIAFLASRYDRGEAAYLNCPMTQVQYLNFWQALCEAEQAELKAFERETAKFFEGCLPIEEMARRGEDTMRYGPLKPVGLFDARHGDFRDPNNRDKRPYAVVQLRQEDKAGQLWNMVGFQTNLRWGEQKRVFRMIPGLEAAEFVRMGVMHRNTFINTPELLTRSLQFKTRPSLLAAGQLVGTEGYTAAAAGGWLAGTNAARVVQGRSPLEVPETTMMGALIDFISSASPKHFQPMPPNFGILPELPQRIRNKQERYGTYRDRAFQDLERWAQEQNLVLQAGELSPLSA
- a CDS encoding glycosyltransferase family 39 protein, with the protein product MTIAPLKQWLRWGAIALLVIGILFRFGNLGKKVYWIDETYTSLRISGYGEQELITQTYTGEVITVADLQSFQKLGPDRTWTDTLKSLSESPQHPPLYFLLGRLWIQIWGASPATVRSLSALLSLLTFPALYWLGRELFESSTPRWLAIACVAVSPFHVLYAQEARQYSLWTALTIASGAALLGAMRLTQATVPPQRRWLAWSTYTLLLATSFYTFLLTGLVAIAHGVFIGIRTWQKRKRSLLLSYLVATTSAILLFAPWLWVMINHAQRVSNTAAWANERFSLDWLILRWLLYPINQFLDLNLGDRYLTSPAILLMVAMVALIVYAVIVVAREAPPLTAQFILVTTAVPALILILPDLLLGGQRSGTARYMIPVYIGLQLAVVYALSLRLETSTRARWQLITLGVLASGIVSCGISSQATLWWTKSPDKHQHNHRIVAALSQSDRPLVISDDSTELSTCFACRMLTLSYDLPPETRLQLVRSPQIPVLPSDRPDVFVISPSRRLVRRLEDQGYTSRLVFEADRVWFWQLTPDQ
- a CDS encoding AI-2E family transporter → MKLGEWIGILCLAIALVLLWQIRQMLLLVFTAVVLATAINSLVRRIQKFGIRRGLAILIAMIGLALVGGIFVQVIVPPFTEQFLSLLELLPKGFQQITNWLDGIIQNNPELFAEQLELSSISNLAQQIQPLVQNILSNFFALFSNSLAVVFQLLVVIVITLMLLANPQPYRQAVIQAFPSFYRRRVDTILVECESALGNWFGGIVISSVTLGLLSGLGLLVLGIRLVLAHALLAGLLNFIPNIGPTLSLIFPLTIALIDAPWKAIPVIILYIVIQNIESYWLTPTVMAKQVSLLPAMTLIAQIFFAATFGFLGLLLALPLTVVVKVLIEEVLIRDVMDRWTSDHYPEPAIATLPDSIMNNRAPAGDASSWLSVAATLDSVPGATAEDVYPQAIAPESPLTNDPPPPSDPFESESLS
- the recQ gene encoding DNA helicase RecQ; the protein is MTLHSALASTTPAFDSLEQALKHYFGYDRFRPGQRHIVETALRGQDLLVIMPTGGGKSLCYQLPALLKPGLMVVVSPLIALMQDQVETLNDNGIPATFLNSSLSNEHVQQRTAQLLRGEIKLLYVAPERLLNDRFLPFLDRLHDALGLVAIAIDEAHCVSEWGHDFRPEYRQLSQIRQRYPTVPLLALTATATRRVQQDIVVQLALRQPDVYVASFNRPNLYYEVRPKERNAYADLLREIRSHRHGSCIVYCFSRKLVDETADRLQQDGIVALPYHAGLSDRVRTENQTRFIRDDVQVMVATVAFGMGIDKPDVRLVVHYNLPRNLEGYYQEAGRAGRDGEPSRCLLFFNTGDISKINYLIDQKPDEAEQMIARQQLRQVLDYAEGLECRRTIQLRYFGEDFGGNCQQCDNCLNPKPIEDRTVDAQKFLSCVARCKERFGMNYIIEVLRGSRSSKIQQRGHHKLSTYGIGSDRSAEDWKHLGRSLLHQGLLDETSDGYSVLRLNARSWEVMRGQRPVQMVATRSQRSSVADDSQAASTRELLMDLLRSLRKTIANEQSVPPYVIFADSSLRLMVQSRPTTLEEFASISGVGSHKLTQYGPRFTETIRQFCQEHGLLAETTTPVADEPTSKPPLSARRRQILNLHQQGIAPAQIALECDLRLGTIYDNLATLIEWGEVIDVDQLVDPERQQAILRAIAQVGDDALRTIRDQVGEDYDFNEIRIMRSVWRMQQLL
- a CDS encoding glycosyltransferase family 39 protein, whose translation is MTLTQDPQIQDRLAKRLFPRLRTVAIAFLLIGVMLRVVFLEQEFFWGDEVLTALRISGYSEVTVVDQLYQGQVLEAQDLQAYQQPQASPGWGSVWAVLTDHPEHPPLYYVLNRVWTRLVGLWSDRPVPTVRSLSVVFSLATLPLAFAWLRQCLSSRVAWMAIALMAVSPLHVLYAQEARQYSLWMLLMVASNWAVMRAVEQSTRARWGIYALTAILGLYTHLLFSLVLLSQGIYVIASQGGRIGAIFWRYGQAIALALLAFSPWLWVIITRFEGLQRTVQQAQNHRSVIDLVQDLSRLINRVFFNADLTWANGILVLLIGAVVYQLWRRSLTPATVLVLSLIVVPFMVLAIPDLITGSAQSARVRYMIPAYLGIQWAIALQFSQGIYTQQRWQRSLGRFGWSLLLVGSVSGSLVGVYQTDVPWINGGKVRDYLAIAEVINAQDAPRIVSDTRPVRAIALSYRLKPEVTLQLFPPSVDQLAEITPSRLRDRTLAPISSRGMNLEAIEQETAWVVDPSPDFQAHLASLGRLTMKHEGQHLQLWEWTRR
- a CDS encoding pentapeptide repeat-containing protein, yielding MANYDHLALLKQGSDRWHAWRSHHPGQVLDLSEVRLAGVYFKDTDLSRINFRGADLSQTVLTAANLQGADLSHANLSRSELSHTRLQGAEFVGADLSYAQLSHANLSHANLISANLRGVILRDADVSHANLVGVDLQDAHLERANLNQATLNRANLRDAYLVSAHLNQAVFDHASLVGTQLVSAFLYGAIFRQANLNTANFLRAYALDADFQQANLVQADLRWAMLQRSQFQQADLTQANLRGADLRGANFRGACLRGANLEDAKLDRADLTQADLSDTNLNPTQLRYTMMESDRS